A section of the Mesobacillus jeotgali genome encodes:
- a CDS encoding zf-HC2 domain-containing protein, whose product MKLEHEVVQDLYPLYAENDLSPSVKTAIDEHLMECGTCKTFYDSGEKTIQFTDMDEPLVSKSLDDKIILKMKLYRLRLISVVLAGILFSIIFTDYINEREQLFMATDGYYDTLGQMDMVIEAVKNKEPTGFESYEMDRFFEYNNALRENMNFVEDYSMNSTEFSLILNAPRLNETLAGMKTRFNQGRWSETDEEAFQALKKYIHSHRQDFREDFEKTHHGYSSYFHILDVKELDQFYEKVNLLTYSFTRFHKMPDEIKAYNETELKKRIANTLEIEKDKIELQKESPVNDLYVYRFEIGNGNGGDIDAITGQITHYNGDTGPLTDGTVMKKEKAEAKARSYLEGIYGKEIKLELVPLGLNYNSFSDDPRYKVYSFKAIPKVDGYTVYTPLETETFLNINARNGKLESFDHNRHIPSFGKLDQVDLSAAPDNIGDKQAVVIYSALTGNFELVFMLPEMDYFEEGKFISAKTGLEEKVYLDDF is encoded by the coding sequence ATGAAATTGGAACATGAAGTTGTTCAGGATTTATATCCTTTGTATGCAGAAAACGACTTAAGCCCTTCTGTGAAAACAGCTATCGATGAGCATCTTATGGAGTGCGGAACATGCAAGACATTTTATGATTCAGGTGAGAAAACCATCCAGTTCACTGATATGGATGAGCCTTTGGTTTCCAAGTCCCTTGATGACAAAATTATTTTAAAAATGAAGCTGTATCGTCTTCGGCTCATTTCTGTTGTACTTGCCGGAATTCTTTTTTCAATAATATTCACAGATTACATCAATGAACGAGAACAATTATTCATGGCGACAGATGGTTATTATGATACCCTGGGGCAAATGGACATGGTAATTGAAGCAGTGAAAAATAAAGAACCGACAGGCTTTGAATCATATGAAATGGATCGTTTCTTTGAATACAATAACGCGCTTAGAGAGAATATGAATTTCGTTGAGGATTATAGCATGAATTCTACAGAGTTCTCCCTAATCCTCAATGCTCCAAGGCTGAACGAGACACTTGCTGGAATGAAAACCCGGTTCAATCAGGGCAGGTGGTCTGAAACAGATGAAGAAGCATTCCAGGCGCTTAAGAAATATATTCATAGTCACAGACAAGATTTTAGAGAGGACTTTGAAAAAACCCACCATGGATATAGCTCTTACTTCCATATACTAGATGTAAAAGAGCTGGACCAGTTTTATGAAAAAGTAAACTTATTAACCTACAGTTTTACTCGTTTTCATAAAATGCCGGATGAAATAAAGGCATATAATGAGACGGAATTAAAAAAACGGATAGCGAATACATTGGAAATTGAAAAAGATAAAATAGAATTACAAAAAGAAAGTCCTGTTAATGACTTGTATGTATATCGTTTTGAGATTGGAAATGGGAATGGCGGTGACATTGATGCAATCACAGGCCAAATCACTCATTATAACGGGGATACTGGCCCGTTAACTGATGGGACTGTTATGAAAAAAGAGAAAGCTGAAGCGAAAGCCAGGTCGTATCTAGAAGGAATTTATGGAAAAGAAATAAAGCTGGAACTCGTTCCTCTAGGTTTAAATTATAATTCTTTTTCAGATGATCCCAGATATAAGGTTTATAGTTTCAAAGCTATCCCTAAGGTTGACGGTTATACAGTATATACACCATTAGAAACTGAAACTTTTCTGAATATTAATGCCAGGAACGGGAAACTTGAAAGCTTTGACCACAATCGCCATATTCCTTCATTTGGCAAACTGGATCAAGTTGACCTATCAGCTGCCCCCGACAATATTGGTGACAAACAAGCAGTTGTCATTTATTCAGCTTTAACCGGAAACTTTGAATTGGTCTTCATGCTACCCGAAATGGATTATTTTGAAGAAGGGAAATTTATTTCAGCCAAAACTGGCCTGGAGGAGAAAGTTTACTTGGACGACTTCTAA
- a CDS encoding phosphatase PAP2 family protein — MMDLKLFKMINRLSGHWSPIDRIMIFISNRIRFAYLLIILYLLIKNRFNKIIAGNIIGPILTSLVAHFFIKLFFKRPRPFIKRRVGILIPSKMDSSFPSKHTILAFAASSSIMMFRRKLGTVMMGMSALTGFSRVWVGHHYPSDILGSAVLGSLAGVMTRNISLSNDEDKQSAD; from the coding sequence ATGATGGATCTTAAACTTTTCAAGATGATCAACAGACTTTCCGGCCATTGGTCACCAATAGATCGAATTATGATCTTTATCTCAAATCGAATCCGCTTTGCATACCTTCTAATCATCCTATATTTACTAATCAAAAATCGCTTTAACAAAATCATAGCAGGTAATATCATCGGTCCTATCTTGACCAGCCTTGTCGCTCATTTTTTTATAAAATTGTTTTTTAAGCGGCCTCGTCCATTTATTAAAAGACGTGTCGGAATATTGATTCCATCTAAAATGGATTCGTCTTTCCCCAGCAAGCATACGATCCTGGCATTTGCTGCTTCTTCCTCAATTATGATGTTCAGGCGTAAATTAGGTACCGTTATGATGGGTATGTCTGCACTAACTGGCTTCTCGAGAGTCTGGGTCGGCCACCATTATCCTTCAGATATTTTAGGAAGTGCTGTTCTTGGTTCACTGGCTGGTGTAATGACAAGAAATATCTCACTCAGTAATGATGAGGATAAGCAGAGTGCTGACTAG
- a CDS encoding GNAT family N-acetyltransferase: MEDKVHLIKPTVVLQNEYLEFYHEWKASGEDMIPWVIEKDPADFAGMVQFLLKNEKGIDLPEGWVRDSTYWLVNENNKVLGVVNIRHGLTERLFYCGGHIGYGIRPSERRKGYATKILAYSLEKTREIGIDKVLVVCDADNIGSARTITKNGGVEDVSFIEKDGNVVKRFWIELKD; encoded by the coding sequence ATGGAAGATAAAGTTCATCTGATTAAGCCAACTGTAGTTCTGCAAAATGAATATCTTGAATTTTACCATGAGTGGAAAGCCAGCGGGGAGGACATGATTCCCTGGGTGATTGAAAAGGACCCAGCTGATTTTGCCGGCATGGTCCAATTTTTGCTTAAAAATGAAAAAGGTATCGACCTTCCGGAAGGATGGGTTAGGGACTCTACCTATTGGCTCGTAAACGAAAACAATAAAGTATTGGGAGTCGTCAATATCAGGCACGGATTGACAGAAAGGCTGTTTTATTGCGGCGGCCATATCGGTTATGGTATCAGGCCCAGTGAAAGGCGGAAAGGCTATGCAACGAAAATTCTGGCTTATTCGCTGGAAAAAACGAGGGAAATAGGAATAGATAAGGTTCTCGTCGTTTGTGATGCTGACAATATCGGATCAGCCAGAACAATTACCAAAAATGGTGGAGTAGAAGATGTCAGCTTTATTGAGAAAGATGGCAATGTAGTAAAACGGTTTTGGATTGAACTAAAAGATTAA
- a CDS encoding RNA polymerase sigma factor, whose amino-acid sequence MSDPRIELYETYKNAIFLYLYRSTQNKHIAEDLTQDTFLKAFQSLATFRGESSLKTWIFRIARNTYINYSMKKQTSMEVQSDIIIQQLIQQHDPYKRSDNQSAIESTLLRLPENYRTYIILRDVNDLTYEEVAVITNETIGQVKVGLYRARKKFKEIYRNLEDRE is encoded by the coding sequence ATGTCAGACCCGCGGATTGAATTATATGAAACCTACAAAAATGCAATTTTCTTGTATCTATACCGTTCCACGCAAAATAAACATATTGCCGAAGACCTGACTCAGGACACTTTCTTGAAGGCTTTCCAGTCACTAGCCACTTTCCGTGGCGAATCCTCCCTAAAAACATGGATTTTTAGGATAGCAAGAAACACCTATATCAATTACAGCATGAAAAAACAAACCAGCATGGAGGTGCAGTCAGATATCATAATTCAGCAATTAATCCAGCAGCATGATCCATACAAACGCTCAGATAATCAATCTGCAATTGAATCTACCTTGCTGAGACTGCCCGAAAATTACCGGACATATATTATTTTGCGTGATGTGAACGACCTTACTTATGAGGAAGTTGCCGTCATTACAAACGAAACAATCGGCCAGGTAAAGGTTGGCCTGTACCGTGCACGCAAAAAATTCAAGGAAATCTACAGGAATTTGGAGGATCGGGAATGA
- a CDS encoding methyl-accepting chemotaxis protein, producing MDENHVIRYSYIGDSQFDRPALDEIFKTIQKVHNLSEDGEKKDDSGQAAVFVGAMKDTFQDIVLSTQTIQHSVNHNLSSINELENELIENKEALSLFFTVFEQMESKISMYSEAIYKVSEGSVAVIEDNRQASEHMKQTSELLKELVGLTKTIGSISSTISSISGQTKILALNASIEAARAGEHGKGFSVVAKEVGKLAEASADASKNISAQLEEIETKISTSFSSFIDFDGLMQQIDEKVKSQNQELNNISSGILSVRDESTTLADRLRKITEQEEAQQRKIGSVKQQELSISSEINGIHRDIEENNKLLQELDYRVK from the coding sequence GAAATTTTCAAGACGATCCAGAAAGTCCACAATTTAAGTGAAGACGGAGAGAAAAAGGATGACTCTGGACAGGCCGCTGTTTTCGTCGGCGCAATGAAGGATACTTTCCAAGATATTGTGCTATCGACACAGACAATACAACATAGCGTTAATCACAACCTATCTTCGATTAATGAATTGGAAAACGAGCTAATCGAAAATAAAGAGGCATTATCACTATTCTTTACAGTATTTGAACAGATGGAATCTAAAATCAGTATGTACAGTGAGGCAATCTATAAGGTATCAGAAGGCTCAGTTGCTGTAATCGAGGATAATAGACAGGCTTCAGAACATATGAAACAAACTTCCGAACTGTTAAAGGAACTGGTAGGTTTGACAAAGACCATTGGAAGCATTAGTTCGACGATCTCATCTATTTCTGGGCAAACTAAAATCCTTGCATTAAATGCTTCCATTGAAGCAGCACGTGCAGGCGAGCATGGCAAAGGATTCTCAGTAGTCGCAAAAGAAGTTGGCAAGCTGGCAGAAGCCTCTGCAGATGCATCAAAAAATATTTCTGCACAATTGGAAGAAATAGAAACAAAAATCAGTACGAGTTTTTCCTCCTTTATCGATTTTGATGGTCTAATGCAGCAAATTGATGAAAAGGTAAAGTCACAAAATCAGGAATTGAATAATATTTCTTCAGGCATCCTTTCAGTGAGGGATGAGAGTACAACCCTTGCGGACCGCCTGAGGAAAATTACTGAACAGGAAGAGGCACAGCAGCGAAAAATAGGCTCAGTAAAACAACAAGAATTGAGTATTTCATCAGAAATCAATGGGATACATCGGGATATCGAGGAAAATAATAAGCTGCTGCAAGAACTGGATTATAGAGTGAAATAA
- a CDS encoding DUF4257 domain-containing protein produces the protein MLENMIFAMVIGGFVGLTAHVRKRGKIIMPRRTKKFIYLGFLEEILTGSLAAALLVVSSEADSLLRVFLMSIMAGFGGDALLRGLELFKISSGNNGGEDVGNEKTNTSA, from the coding sequence TTGTTAGAAAACATGATTTTCGCAATGGTCATCGGTGGATTTGTTGGACTGACAGCCCATGTTAGAAAACGAGGCAAGATCATCATGCCTAGAAGAACAAAAAAATTCATTTACCTTGGTTTCCTGGAAGAAATTCTAACAGGTTCACTGGCGGCGGCTTTACTCGTTGTCTCATCTGAGGCAGACTCGCTTCTCCGTGTATTTTTAATGTCGATTATGGCAGGTTTCGGAGGTGATGCCTTACTCAGAGGACTGGAATTATTCAAAATAAGTAGCGGTAACAACGGCGGAGAGGATGTTGGCAATGAAAAAACCAATACCTCTGCCTGA
- a CDS encoding GNAT family N-acetyltransferase, with translation MLTLQPITKDNWEEAIRLKVKENQKNFISSNLYSIAEVQFLEQFRVIGIYADNQMVAFAMYGIDPDDNNYWIYRLMIDAAQQGKGFGASAVKLVIEEIRRTNTNEIPVIMIGYNRENEGAREVYKRAGFVETEIAPWGEQIAIYKLKV, from the coding sequence ATGTTAACTTTACAACCCATTACAAAGGACAACTGGGAGGAAGCAATAAGGTTAAAGGTTAAGGAAAATCAGAAAAACTTTATTTCTTCCAATCTCTATTCCATTGCGGAAGTCCAATTCCTAGAACAGTTTCGGGTCATTGGAATATACGCAGATAATCAAATGGTAGCTTTTGCGATGTATGGCATCGATCCGGATGACAATAATTATTGGATTTACAGGCTGATGATTGATGCTGCGCAACAGGGGAAAGGCTTTGGTGCCTCAGCGGTAAAACTGGTAATTGAGGAGATTAGGAGAACCAACACAAATGAAATCCCTGTGATCATGATAGGGTATAACCGGGAAAATGAAGGAGCAAGAGAAGTATATAAGAGGGCAGGATTTGTCGAGACAGAAATTGCACCATGGGGAGAACAAATTGCAATATATAAGCTTAAGGTTTAA
- a CDS encoding cation:dicarboxylate symporter family transporter: MKRISLAGQIFIGLVVGIIVGAVFFGNPAVATYLQPIGDIFLRLIKMIVVPIVVASIVVAVAGVGDIKQLGKIGGKTLLYFEIITTLAIIVGIIAANLFQPGAGVNMSELDKTDIASYVDTAETQETKSMITTLVEIVPTNPIAAFAEGDMLAIIFFSLVFGLGISAIGEKGKPVIAFFQGTADAMFYATNQIMKFAPFGVFALIGVTVSKFGLASLIPLGKLVLTVYGTMAFFVIVILGLVAKMAGYNIFKLIGTLKDELILAFSTASSETVLPRIMDKMEKEGAPKHITSFVIPTGYSFNLDGSTLYQALAAIFIAQMYGIDMTISEQVSLMLVLMVTSKGIAGVPGVSFVVLLATLGTVGLPVEGLAFIAGIDRILDMGRTAVNVVGNSLAAIVIAKWEGVFKPRKQSDALNKAS, from the coding sequence ATGAAAAGAATTAGTTTGGCAGGACAAATTTTTATTGGCTTAGTCGTCGGTATTATCGTAGGGGCAGTGTTTTTTGGAAACCCAGCAGTTGCCACCTACCTTCAACCGATTGGAGACATTTTTCTCCGTTTAATTAAAATGATCGTCGTACCGATTGTAGTTGCAAGCATCGTTGTTGCGGTTGCCGGGGTTGGCGATATTAAACAACTCGGTAAAATTGGCGGTAAAACGCTTTTGTATTTCGAAATTATTACGACACTTGCCATCATAGTTGGAATCATTGCAGCTAATCTGTTCCAGCCAGGTGCTGGAGTCAATATGAGTGAGCTCGATAAAACTGATATTGCTAGTTATGTAGATACAGCCGAAACACAAGAAACAAAGTCTATGATTACGACATTGGTGGAAATCGTTCCAACCAATCCAATAGCCGCTTTTGCAGAAGGCGATATGCTTGCCATCATCTTTTTTTCCCTTGTATTTGGCTTAGGAATTTCGGCTATCGGTGAAAAAGGAAAACCGGTTATTGCCTTTTTCCAGGGAACAGCGGATGCGATGTTCTATGCAACCAACCAAATCATGAAATTTGCTCCATTCGGGGTATTTGCACTGATTGGAGTAACAGTGTCCAAATTTGGTCTTGCATCACTGATCCCGCTTGGCAAATTAGTTTTGACCGTTTATGGAACAATGGCCTTCTTTGTAATCGTCATATTAGGCTTAGTAGCTAAAATGGCCGGTTACAACATCTTTAAATTGATTGGTACACTGAAAGATGAATTAATTTTGGCTTTCTCGACAGCTAGCTCAGAAACAGTTTTGCCAAGAATCATGGATAAAATGGAGAAAGAAGGAGCACCAAAACATATCACTTCTTTCGTAATACCTACAGGTTACTCATTTAACCTCGATGGTTCAACGCTGTATCAAGCGTTAGCCGCCATATTTATCGCCCAGATGTACGGGATCGATATGACCATTTCAGAACAGGTCTCGCTCATGCTGGTGTTGATGGTTACTTCCAAAGGAATAGCCGGAGTTCCTGGTGTCTCATTCGTCGTTCTCCTTGCTACATTGGGTACAGTAGGATTGCCTGTTGAAGGATTAGCTTTCATTGCTGGTATTGACAGAATTCTTGATATGGGACGAACTGCCGTCAATGTAGTCGGAAATTCTCTTGCAGCCATTGTCATCGCTAAATGGGAAGGCGTCTTCAAACCAAGAAAGCAATCCGATGCATTAAATAAAGCTTCTTAA
- a CDS encoding STAS domain-containing protein translates to MESTFNQKDVTDFIQTNRELFEEKLLSEAVNVASKIHEILQKGNIDLLKNAEKLIVYIVEEQEDKLVAFAEQEGIAWAEHSLTVAFKLEWIQAIRRTLWHFLNKYDQLHNKFSTREDFFQLEKKINDQVDQFLNTFFLTYTKYKDELLSSQRKLVEHLSVPIIPVSTSVAVLPLIGMIDEYRMQIIEEKVLMDISRLKVQTLIMDLSGIADMEMNVLDHFQKVLNGIAMMGSKAVITGMRPELVRKMIHTGINFEQKAETKGTLQQTLRSYLDNEIQK, encoded by the coding sequence ATGGAATCCACTTTTAATCAAAAAGATGTGACCGATTTCATTCAAACAAACAGAGAGCTTTTTGAAGAAAAGTTATTATCAGAGGCTGTAAATGTAGCATCTAAAATTCATGAGATTCTCCAAAAGGGAAACATCGACCTTTTGAAGAACGCAGAAAAGTTAATTGTTTACATAGTGGAGGAGCAGGAAGACAAACTGGTTGCCTTTGCAGAACAAGAAGGAATTGCATGGGCTGAACATTCGTTGACAGTCGCATTCAAACTGGAATGGATCCAGGCCATTCGCCGGACTTTATGGCACTTCCTAAACAAATATGATCAATTGCATAACAAATTTTCTACTCGTGAAGATTTTTTCCAGCTAGAGAAAAAGATCAATGATCAGGTTGACCAATTCCTGAATACTTTCTTCTTAACCTATACAAAGTATAAGGATGAACTGCTCTCCTCTCAGAGAAAATTGGTAGAACACTTGTCTGTCCCAATAATCCCCGTCAGCACTTCCGTAGCAGTACTTCCATTAATAGGAATGATTGATGAATACCGAATGCAGATTATTGAAGAAAAGGTCTTGATGGATATTTCCAGACTGAAAGTGCAAACCTTGATCATGGACCTTTCAGGTATTGCCGATATGGAAATGAATGTACTTGACCATTTCCAGAAAGTGCTGAATGGTATTGCAATGATGGGTTCAAAAGCTGTAATAACCGGAATGCGTCCGGAGCTTGTAAGGAAAATGATTCATACTGGAATCAACTTTGAACAGAAGGCAGAAACTAAGGGAACCTTGCAGCAAACACTTAGGTCCTATCTGGATAATGAAATTCAAAAATAA